A portion of the Edaphobacter lichenicola genome contains these proteins:
- a CDS encoding helix-turn-helix transcriptional regulator, with translation MINEQGAYGTKYGTRFHLSSAPMLAVSIANQLQLAVTELRSDGMPDLPLPIPVEEAFSIHVHLRETDKGSLWVRGRLLAEGKLSSGSACIFDLEKPPVLHLPEPYNFLQFYIPRKTLNAFCYDNRLEPINKLLWGSKDADNTLHSLGMALLPALRDPDSSSQLFVDQVGLGILAHAAHRYGRVLVKETAIRGGLALWQIRRATEFLEANVQGNTSLKSVADECELSVSHFSRAFKKTFGQPPYRWLIERRVDMAKTYLLHSNLPIADIALRCGFADQSALNRSFRRLLSQSPGEWRRSNK, from the coding sequence ATGATCAACGAGCAAGGTGCCTACGGCACAAAGTACGGGACACGCTTCCATCTTTCCTCTGCTCCCATGCTTGCTGTTTCGATAGCCAACCAACTTCAACTTGCGGTCACTGAACTTCGTTCTGACGGGATGCCGGACCTCCCCTTGCCGATCCCTGTTGAAGAGGCATTCTCAATACACGTTCACCTGCGGGAGACCGACAAGGGCTCTCTGTGGGTTCGCGGACGGCTCCTTGCGGAAGGGAAACTCTCCTCTGGCTCTGCTTGTATCTTCGACCTTGAAAAGCCGCCGGTTCTTCACCTTCCCGAGCCTTACAACTTTCTTCAGTTCTACATCCCACGCAAGACTCTGAACGCATTCTGCTATGACAACCGACTTGAGCCGATTAACAAACTTCTGTGGGGCAGCAAGGATGCAGACAATACCCTTCATTCTCTCGGCATGGCGCTTTTGCCCGCTTTGAGAGATCCCGACTCTTCGTCTCAGTTATTCGTCGATCAGGTAGGGCTTGGGATTCTCGCGCATGCCGCACATCGTTATGGAAGGGTCCTGGTAAAAGAGACGGCGATCCGGGGTGGCCTGGCTCTCTGGCAGATTCGTCGAGCTACGGAGTTTTTGGAAGCGAATGTACAGGGCAACACTTCTCTGAAATCGGTGGCGGACGAATGCGAGCTATCTGTTAGTCATTTTTCCCGCGCGTTCAAAAAGACCTTTGGACAGCCACCTTATCGTTGGCTGATCGAACGTCGAGTTGATATGGCCAAGACCTATCTCCTGCATTCGAACCTTCCAATCGCCGACATTGCACTCCGCTGCGGTTTCGCGGATCAATCTGCTTTGAACAGATCGTTCAGGCGGCTCTTATCCCAGAGCCCTGGGGAGTGGCGTCGCTCCAACAAGTAA
- a CDS encoding helix-turn-helix domain-containing protein produces MNTAPEVPTVWNQLAEAMYLKDSPTAEVWMSERASFRFGRLRSSEGLPEVARPIVDERGYIVVLQLEAIPFVEQFFGKKKVSSGFYPVGAVTAINLEDEPAVLVTNPFDALILYVTQGDLDEVAYAHRTPRVEQLVWPHGRFDPVVYHLGKSFLASLEQPFHASKIFLDHILHALNCHLVSCYGCVKISTPQFRGGLSSLQMRRATGLLEAHLDGGISLQQVAEACELSVSHFARAFKRSFRRPPYRWLIERRVDRARDLMKQSSLPLADIAIQCGFADQSALNRSFKKIHGVTPGIWRRGEDSRHRLTRDLIQGTYPFQRS; encoded by the coding sequence ATGAATACGGCCCCCGAAGTTCCCACCGTCTGGAATCAACTTGCTGAAGCCATGTATCTCAAGGATTCTCCTACGGCTGAGGTCTGGATGTCCGAACGTGCTTCGTTCCGGTTTGGAAGGCTTCGGAGCAGCGAAGGCCTCCCGGAAGTTGCGCGTCCGATCGTTGACGAGCGCGGCTATATTGTTGTGTTGCAACTCGAAGCGATCCCGTTTGTCGAACAATTTTTTGGTAAGAAAAAGGTATCGAGTGGCTTTTATCCAGTGGGGGCCGTTACTGCAATCAACTTGGAAGATGAGCCGGCAGTCCTGGTCACAAATCCTTTCGACGCATTGATTTTGTATGTCACGCAAGGCGATTTGGATGAAGTTGCCTATGCCCATCGGACGCCACGAGTGGAGCAGTTGGTTTGGCCGCATGGGAGATTCGATCCTGTCGTCTACCATCTGGGGAAGAGCTTCCTCGCTTCGCTGGAGCAGCCCTTTCACGCTTCGAAGATTTTCCTGGACCATATCCTGCATGCTTTGAACTGCCATCTAGTCTCCTGTTATGGCTGCGTGAAGATATCGACGCCTCAGTTTCGGGGTGGACTCTCTTCGCTGCAGATGCGAAGAGCAACAGGGTTACTGGAGGCTCATCTGGACGGCGGGATTTCCCTTCAGCAGGTTGCAGAGGCATGCGAATTATCAGTGAGCCACTTTGCCCGGGCCTTCAAACGAAGCTTTCGCAGGCCGCCTTACCGGTGGTTGATTGAACGTCGTGTGGACAGGGCGAGAGATCTTATGAAACAGTCCAGCCTGCCCCTTGCAGACATCGCCATTCAGTGTGGATTTGCCGATCAATCTGCACTCAATCGCTCCTTCAAAAAGATCCACGGGGTAACTCCCGGGATATGGCGACGGGGGGAAGACTCGCGGCATCGCTTGACCCGCGATTTAATCCAGGGGACTTACCCATTTCAAAGGTCGTGA